A window from Urocitellus parryii isolate mUroPar1 chromosome 1, mUroPar1.hap1, whole genome shotgun sequence encodes these proteins:
- the LOC113194543 gene encoding serglycin — protein MMQKVLKCSSLALALALILVLESPVQGYPMRRARDQWVRCSPDSNSANCIDEKGPLFNLPPGESNRILPARTDPFPMKRFQNLNDVFPLSEDYSGSGSGSGSGSGSGSGSSSGNGFQNEMEQEYQPVAENDAFYYNFRSFESNQPSDNHNLCQEGLEEDFII, from the coding sequence ATGATGCAGAAGGTCCTCAAGTGCAGTAGCCTGGCCCTGGCTCTTGCCCTCATCCTGGTTTTGGAATCTCCAGTCCAAGGTTATCCTATGCGGAGAGCCAGGGACCAGTGGGTACGCTGCAGTCCTGACAGTAATTCTGCAAACTGCATCGATGAAAAGGGACCCCTGTTCAACCTTCCTCCAGGAGAATCTAACAGGATCCTCCCTGCAAGGACTGACCCTTTTCCAATGAAAAGATTCCAGAACTTGAATGATGTTTTCCCCCTTTCTGAGGACTATTCTGGATCAGGCTCTGGGTCTGGTTCTGGATCTGGATCAGGATCTGGAAGCAGCTCTGGAAATGGTTTCCAAAATGAAATGGAACAGGAATACCAACCAGTTGCTGAAAATGATGCTTTCTATTACAACTTCAGGTCTTTCGAGAGCAATCAGCCCTCAGACAACCACAACTTGTGTCAAGAAGGATTAGAAGAGgatttcattatataa